From the Gammaproteobacteria bacterium genome, the window CAGCATTTCGTCGGCGCCGTGGCCGATCACATGACAGCCCACCACCCGTTCGTTTGAACCGACGGTGACCAGCTTCATTGCGGTGCGCGGCCGGCGCGCGCCCAGGGCGTGGTACATGGCCACAAAGCGGGTCTGATACACCTTGACAGCGTCACCGTGCAGGTCGCGCGCCTGGTCTTCCGTCAGGCCCACCGTGGCAAGGGGTGGATGGCCGAAGACCACCGTGGGAACGGTGTCGTAGTCCACCCGGGCGTCTGCCTGGCCCCCGAAAAGACGGTCCGCCAGGCGCCGCCCGGCGGCGATGGCCACCGGCGTGAGGGCCGTGCGGCCGGTGACATCGCCCACGGCGTAGACACCGCTTACGTTGGTGTTTTGGTAGGCGTCCGTGGTCACGGCCCCCGTCGCCATGGTTTCGATTCCCGCCGCCGCCAGGTTCAAGCCGTCTGAGTTGGGCGTGCGGCCGATGGCCCAGATCAGGGTGTCGAAACCGGTGGCGATCTGCTCGCCGTCGCAGTGGACGGCCAGTGCTCCTGCTTCCCGGGTGATGGCGCGGATTCTCGCCCCGGTGAACAGGTTGACGCCGGCCGCCTCCATGGCGTCCATCAGACCCTCGCGGAGCAGGGCGTCGAAGCGGCCCAGCAGATGATGGCGGCGTAAAAACATCGTCACCTGGGATCCCAAGCCGGCCAGCACGCCGGCAAGTTCCACCGCAATGTAGCCGGCGCCCACCACGGCCACGCGCCGGGGTTGCGCCTTGAGCGCGAAAAAACCGTCGGAATTGATGCCCAGCTCCGCGCCGGGCAGGGGCGGTGTGACGGGTCGCGCGCCGCTGGCAATGACGATGTGCTGCGCCGTGTAGCGCCCGCCGGCCACTTCCACGGTGTGCCCATCCACAAAACGGCCCCAGCCTTTGAGCAGGGTGACAC encodes:
- the gorA gene encoding glutathione-disulfide reductase — protein: MTHFDLIAIGGGSGGLAVAQRAARYGARCAVVEPRPLGGTCVNMGCVPKKVMWHAAQLAHAVEDARGYGFDISNEGFDWAGLAAARDAYVARLNEIYATRLDDHGVTLLKGWGRFVDGHTVEVAGGRYTAQHIVIASGARPVTPPLPGAELGINSDGFFALKAQPRRVAVVGAGYIAVELAGVLAGLGSQVTMFLRRHHLLGRFDALLREGLMDAMEAAGVNLFTGARIRAITREAGALAVHCDGEQIATGFDTLIWAIGRTPNSDGLNLAAAGIETMATGAVTTDAYQNTNVSGVYAVGDVTGRTALTPVAIAAGRRLADRLFGGQADARVDYDTVPTVVFGHPPLATVGLTEDQARDLHGDAVKVYQTRFVAMYHALGARRPRTAMKLVTVGSNERVVGCHVIGHGADEMLQGFAVAIKMGATKSDFDNTVAIHPTSAEELVTLR